Part of the bacterium genome is shown below.
CTCCACGAAGCTGTTGGGACGCACCTTCACCCCGACCGCGCCCACTTCGGCCGCCAGCTTGACCCACTCTCTGGTCAGGTCAATGTTGCTTTGCAGCACGGCCGGGTCATTGCTGTGGTACTCGCACGTCGAGCCCAGGCACCACAGCACGATGCCGCTGTCGGCGAACTGCTTGCGCACGGCCTGCCGCTCCTCGGCGGTCAGGCTCACCTCGACGCCATGGGCGTGCTCGGTGCGCAACTCCACCCCCGCAAAGCCCGTCTTCTGGCACATCTCGATGATCTCGGAGACGGACCAGTCCTTGGCAACCTGATATGTCACCATGCCCAACTTCATCATTCAGCCCTCCCGGCCGTGTTCGTCATGTCGTAGGAGCGCCAGCTTCCAGCTGGCACGCCCTTCGCCGTGCGCCGTAGGATGCAGACGTCCGCCAGCTGGAAGCTGGCGCCCCTACGGCCTACCCCGCCTTGCTCACAAGCTGCTGCAGACGGCATGCCGCCGTCGTCGGCTGCCCCGCGCGGATGTCCGCCTCGGTGAACGAGGCGAGCAGGATCTCCCTGGCTCCGTAGCGTTCCCGGTCGTAGATGATGTGGATCGCGCCGTCCGGGGTCTGGAAGCCATCCGGATAGGACACGTCCTTGCGAGCATCTAGCAGCATCCGGTGCGGCCACGTCCGCCCGTCGTCCTCCGACAGCAGCGCGGTCAGGTTGTTGCGTCCGCTGAAGTCCACGTGGTTGACGAGCAGCAGGACGCCCGACTGCAGCCGGCGGATGAAGAACCGCGAGTTCGGCCCGCCGAAGCCCGTGTCCCGGCCGGGGCTCCAGGTCCTGCCGCGGTCGCTCGAGACGCTCTCGCCGATGCCGTTGTCGGTCCGCACCAGCATCCACAGGCTGCCATCGCGCCGCTCGACGATCATGTTCTCATCAAAGACGCGCCGGGGCACGTCGGCCCGGCCCAGCAGCGCGAACGTCGCGCCCTCGTCACGGGTGACGTACACGTTCGAGAAGCGCTCGGCATTCAGCTCGGGGTGCGCCAGCAAGCCCGACGCATCGGGGGCCATCCACGCGGAGTCGCGCCACAGCCCCACGGGGAAGAGCCACTCGCCGCTGCTGAGCACCGTGGGCTTGTTGAGCATGATCCCGTGGGCCAATCGGCAGGGCGGCGACCAGCGCGGCGGCGTCGCCCCGGGATCGTCGCAGACGCTACACCACACGCCGACGCGCCCGTCGAACAGCTCCCAGCTCTGGGCCCAGAAGAGCCACAGGCGGCCGCGCGGGTCGGTCCAGAGGTTTGGGTCGAAGGCCCGCACCTTCTCCGGCGGGTCCACCACCAGGATCGGCTCAGACCACGTCCGTCCCTCGTCGTCGCTGCGGACGACGAGCGTGTAGTTGTCCGGGTCCTCGGTCTTGCCGCCGCTGTACCAGGTGGCGTAGAAGCACCCGTCAGCGCCGCGTTCGACGCTGGGGATGCCCTGCCACAGGCGGGCCGACGAGTGATACTGCGGCCCCGGCGCCAGGTTGGGTGCCACCGGGGCCAGGGCCAGGTCGGGGCTTGCCATGCGCGCCACCTACCGGTTGTTGATCGTCACGCCCGGCCAGTCGTCCGTGCGGAACGGGTCGGCGGGCAGGTCGGCCTTGTTGTACAGGTTACAGCGCGGGTTGTCGGCCCAGGCGTAGCGCACCGCCACCGGCTCCTTCACATGGCGGCTGTGCACGACCACCGTGTCGCCGTCAATCCGGGCGCTCGCGAAGAAGAACTTCTTGTCCGCGCCGGCGATGGCGAAGCCACGCGCGAAGCGACTACCCTTGGACACGAGCCCGCCGTAGGTGTTGGTGAAGCGCACGCGGATCTTGTTGCCCTCGATGGACATGCCGGCATAGCGCGGGCTGTCGCAGGGCACGTTCCTGCCGTAGGTGTGCCCTTGGGCCTGCAGCGCCAGCCGGTAGCCGACCGTCTGCTTGTCCTTGGGATGGATGTCGGCAGCCTCGCCGACATCCATGATGACCGCCAGGCCGTTGTGCGGCAGCGCGGCGGTCATGCTCTGGGCCTCGCGCAACTCGGCCCAGGCGCTCTCGGCCGGGGCGTCCTTGCGGGCCATGTAGTTGGCCAGAGACACGATGTAGAAGTCGAGGTCCAGGCCCCACGCCTTGCGCCAGTCGGCGATCATCAGCGGCAGGAGCTTGCGGTACGTGTAGGCGCGCCCCGCGTTGGACTCGCCCTGGTACCAGATGGCGCCGCGGATGGCGTAGTTGACCAGCGGGGCGATCATGCCCTGGTAGAGGTTGCCGGGGCGGTTGGGGCTGTCGGGGCCGTTGGGGGCGCGGGGCTGGGGCGGCTGGGGCTTGCCCTCGGCCCGGGCCTTCGCTGCCGCCTTCTTCCAGTCTTCCATCGTCGTCTTGAACTTCTCGATCGCCTGCGGGTAGTCGGCGATCATCTTGGCCCAGTTGGCGAACTGCTGGTCGAAGTCCTTGTCGGCCTTGAGGCTCTCCACGGTGCTCCAGGCTTCGGCGCAGGTCCCGCCCCACGACGAGCCGATCAGGCCGACCGGCACGTTGAGGGCCTTGTGCAGATCGCGGCCGAAGAAGTAGCCCACGGCGGTGAAGCTGGGGACGTTGGCGGAGGTGCACTCCTGCCAGGCGCTCTTGACGTCATCCAGCGGCGTCTGCGAGGTGACGTTGGGCACCTTGAAGAGGCGGATGTTGGGGTAGTTGGCCGCCGTGATCTCCTCGGCCGAGTTCTTCACGCTCGCCATGGAGAACTGCATGTTCGACTGCCCCGAGCAGACCCACACCTCGCCCATGAGCACGTTCTTGAGCGTGATGGTGTTCTTCCCGGCGATGGTCAACTCGAAGGGGCCGCCGGCCTCGGCGACCGGCTGCAGCGTCACCAGCCACTGGCCCTTCTCACTGGCCGTGGCCTCGGCCTTCTGGCCGTGGAACGACACCGTCACCTTCTCGCCGGCGTCAGCCCAACCCCAGATCTTCAGGGGCAGGCCGCGCTGCAAGACCATGTTGTCGCCGATCAGGGCGGGCAGCCGGACGTCAGCCTGTACGGTCGAGGCAACCAGCACGACCGTCGCCACAACCAGACACGATAGTACTGTGAGACGCGTTCGGGGCATCGAGAGTCTCCCTCTGGCAGGATGGTGTGGCCCGACAGGGGACCACGCCGGTTGGTTCGCCGCCCGGCTGGGCATCTCCTCCGCCTCGCCGTTGACGGTCCGCCGCCCAGCGTCTATACTTCCGAACAGGGGAGCATTCCCACTCCTGCAACGGAGCATGTCATGATTCACGTGAGCGCACCCGGACGGGGCGGCATCATCGGCAACCCGTCCGACATCTACGGCGGCACGGTCGTCTCCTGCGCCATCACCGAGCGCGCGGAGGCCGTCGTCTCCTCCAGCCCCCGCCTGATCTTCGACATCTACGGTCACTTCGCCGTGATCGAGGCGGCGGCACAGCTAGAGTTCGACCCGGAATTGCACTACCTGGATGTCGCCAAGGCGGTCTGGCGCTACCTGCGCCGCTCGGAGTATGCCGAGCGTGGGCTGATTGACCCGAAAGCGACCTTCCACGTGCGCGCGCAAAGCTCCATTCCGCTGCGGGCCGGCTGCGCCGGCTCCACGGCGATGCTGGTGTGCATCCTGGCGGGGGTGCTGACCCACCTGGAGGTGCCGTTCGAGCGGCACGAGCTGGCAGAACTGGCCCGACGCATTGAGCGGCACGAGTTGGGCGTGCACTGCGGCTACCAGGACCACTACATGATCATCTTCGGGGGCTGCAACTGCGTGGATCTGCGCGACAAAGAGGACCACGGCGAGGGCCCTCAAGCGCCCTATGCCACCGTCGAGCCCTTGACCGACGACGTGGACAAGCTCCCCTTCATCCTGGCCAACACCGGCGTGCAGCGCCACTCGGGCGCCTTCCACGCCGAGCCGCGCCGTCACTGGGAGAACGGCGACCAGCTGCGCATTGACGGCTTTGCCCGCATGGGCGAGTTGGGGCGGCTGGGCAAGAAGGCCCTGTTGTGTCAGGATTGGCGCCATCTGGGCGAGCTCATGAACGAGAACCACGCCCTGTCATGCGAGTTGACTGGCTGCGGCGAAGCGAACGAGCGGCTCATCGAGGCCGCGCTGCGACATGGGGCGCTGGGGGCCAAGCTGTCGGGCGCTGGCCGTGGCGGCACCATCATCGCTCTGCACGAGGACCCGGACTGGATGGGCGAGCGGCTGTTGGAGGAGGGCGCTGAGCGCCTCATCCGT
Proteins encoded:
- a CDS encoding glycoside hydrolase, producing MASPDLALAPVAPNLAPGPQYHSSARLWQGIPSVERGADGCFYATWYSGGKTEDPDNYTLVVRSDDEGRTWSEPILVVDPPEKVRAFDPNLWTDPRGRLWLFWAQSWELFDGRVGVWCSVCDDPGATPPRWSPPCRLAHGIMLNKPTVLSSGEWLFPVGLWRDSAWMAPDASGLLAHPELNAERFSNVYVTRDEGATFALLGRADVPRRVFDENMIVERRDGSLWMLVRTDNGIGESVSSDRGRTWSPGRDTGFGGPNSRFFIRRLQSGVLLLVNHVDFSGRNNLTALLSEDDGRTWPHRMLLDARKDVSYPDGFQTPDGAIHIIYDRERYGAREILLASFTEADIRAGQPTTAACRLQQLVSKAG
- a CDS encoding sialate O-acetylesterase translates to MPRTRLTVLSCLVVATVVLVASTVQADVRLPALIGDNMVLQRGLPLKIWGWADAGEKVTVSFHGQKAEATASEKGQWLVTLQPVAEAGGPFELTIAGKNTITLKNVLMGEVWVCSGQSNMQFSMASVKNSAEEITAANYPNIRLFKVPNVTSQTPLDDVKSAWQECTSANVPSFTAVGYFFGRDLHKALNVPVGLIGSSWGGTCAEAWSTVESLKADKDFDQQFANWAKMIADYPQAIEKFKTTMEDWKKAAAKARAEGKPQPPQPRAPNGPDSPNRPGNLYQGMIAPLVNYAIRGAIWYQGESNAGRAYTYRKLLPLMIADWRKAWGLDLDFYIVSLANYMARKDAPAESAWAELREAQSMTAALPHNGLAVIMDVGEAADIHPKDKQTVGYRLALQAQGHTYGRNVPCDSPRYAGMSIEGNKIRVRFTNTYGGLVSKGSRFARGFAIAGADKKFFFASARIDGDTVVVHSRHVKEPVAVRYAWADNPRCNLYNKADLPADPFRTDDWPGVTINNR